From the genome of Pelobates fuscus isolate aPelFus1 chromosome 6, aPelFus1.pri, whole genome shotgun sequence, one region includes:
- the CHRNA6 gene encoding neuronal acetylcholine receptor subunit alpha-6 — protein MLLFNLMNCGISFYYLVLTVLAGIKVSSQSEIEERLFQKLFARYNQYIRPVRNVSDPVMVKFEVAITQLVNVDEVNQILETNLWLRHIWNDYKLQWDPIDFEGIEFMRVPADKIWKPDIVLYNNAVGDFQVEGKTKALLKYNGLIQWAPPAIFKSSCPMDITFFPFDHQNCSMKFGSWSYDKAKIDLVIIGSKVDMKDFWENNEWEIIDASGYKHDIKYNCCEEIYTDITYSFYIRRLPMFYTVNLIMPCLFISFLTVLVFYLPSDCGEKVTLCISVLLSLTVFLLVITETIPSTSLVIPLVGEYLLFTMIFVTLSIVVTVFVLNIHYRTPTTHKMPLWVKDVFLKRLPKLLMMRKTIQKRDRPCSKRTKKRDCMKATTLMNSHCRDVELFEEETCCHHMNSEGQITRNRRRKQQGICNAFQESSTEMKEIVSSVKFMAENIKDHNERREEEDDWKYVAMVIDRVFLWVFIILCVLGTTGLFMQPMIDGNK, from the exons atgcttttatttaatttgatgAATTGTGGAATATCATTTTATTATCTGGTGTTAACAGTACTAGCAGGAATAAAAG tttcttcACAAAGTGAAATAGAAGAAAGACTTTTCCAGAAATTATTTGCACGTTATAATCAGTACATAAGGCCGGTACGAAATGTATCTGATCCTGTTATGGTGAAGTTTGAGGTGGCAATAACACAACTAGTCAACGTG GACGAagttaatcagatcttggaaacCAATTTGTGGCTGCGGCAT ATATGGAATGACTATAAACTTCAATGGGATCCAATTGATTTTGAAGGGATAGAATTCATGAGAGTGCCAGCAGACAAGATTTGGAAGCCTGACATTGTCTTATATAACAA TGCTGTTGGAGATTTTCAAGTAGAAGGAAAGACAAAGGCCTTGCTCAAATATAATGGCTTAATCCAGTGGGCTCCACCTGCTATATTTAAGAGTTCCTGTCCAATGGATATCACATTTTTTCCATTTGatcaccaaaactgctccatgaAATTTGGGTCCTGGTCCTACGATAAAGCTAAAATCGATCTAGTGATCATTGGCTCAAAAGTGGACATGAAGGACTTCTGGGAGAACAATGAGTGGGAAATAATCGATGCTTCTGGTTATAAACATGACATCAAGTATAACTGCTGCGAGGAGATCTATACTGACATAACATACTCTTTTTACATCAGAAGACTACCAATGTTTTACACTGTAAATCTCATTATGCCATGCCTTTTTATATCATTTCTGACAGTATTAGTTTTTTACCTTCCTTCAGACTGTGGGGAAAAGGTCACACTTTGTATCTCGGTTCTCCTTTCCCTTACCGTGTTTTTGTTGGTTATCACAGAAACAATTCCATCAACATCCCTTGTAATTCCACTTGTTGGCGAGTACCTTTTGTTCACAATGATATTTGTGACATTATCAATAGTTGTCACTGTATTTGTGCTCAACATTCACTATCGTACTCCAACTACACACAAAATGCCTCTGTGGGTGAAGGATGTCTTTTTGAAACGTCTACCAAAACTTTTAATGATGAGAAAGACCATACAGAAGAGAGACAGGCCTTGTTCAAAACGAACAAAAAAGAGAGATTGCATGAAAGCAACAACACTGATGAATTCACATTGCAGGGATGTAGAACTGTTTGAAGAGGAGACATGTTGCCATCACATGAATTCAGAAGGTCAGATAACTAGGAATCGAAGAAGGAAACAACAGGGGATATGTAATGCTTTTCAGGAGTCGTCAACTGAAATGAAAGAGATTGTTAGCAGTGTTAAGTTCATGGCAGAAAATATCAAAGACCACAATGAAAGGAGAGAG GAAGAAGATGACTGGAAATATGTGGCTATGGTGATTGACAGAGTTTTTCTTTGGGTGTTCATAATCCTTTGTGTTTTAGGGACAACTGGCCTATTCATGCAGCCTATGATAGATGGTAACAAATAA